Proteins encoded in a region of the Sebastes fasciatus isolate fSebFas1 chromosome 9, fSebFas1.pri, whole genome shotgun sequence genome:
- the znhit2 gene encoding zinc finger HIT domain-containing protein 2, which yields MNPVIRRRLPPSVRSLLTDIGPKEEWTDTEPDTVTRDGLLLPARGAAAGQEDFLTPAKTQEEEEEEEEEGGSNARRSTVCMLCKCKPSCYTCPRCNMHYCGLACYQSPNHSACSEEFYKESVLQELKEMGKTESEGRNKMEEILVGLRQKAEKTDGGMESLLKDAGIVSDDTDEEDGEKVQVVELLSRLAELQQTGEGSATEIEAILRKLEEIGGVEPEHGDIDEGAEAELDLADRLSGLDIDTLSEEELWEVLNSKEKETFMGLMKGGALGGLVPLWKPWWEEHEDGGRALVEVLEEEVSKLERENSTEQDADTKVKTSQGVVQNRGKSATKLRKIKGANGKETSKGSSTDPSVPQISAKIPKLSSLCANPSPLVGYGLVNALFGYTFTLCLFNNDTDSLLFEVCDMILALSEALSSSRVFNSVQEALDCGETLILSGGYLDKEDPLAPARGVEAVAHIMTGQDRKDATGYCLAALSQLRSVLSKARSALSKEGEEGAKRQKYFLASKKCEFFQAWVLDNAHSIRRLAIELWNEHSKRESVRSSMEKAKTVVEESLKKGKSKANSKLIEELN from the coding sequence ATGAATCCAGTAATTAGACGGAGACTTCCTCCGTCTGTGAGGAGTCTGCTGACAGACATCGGTCCAAAGGAGGAGTGGACGGACACAGAGCCCGACACAGTGACCAGAGACGGGCTTCTGCTCCCGgccagaggagctgctgctggacaAGAGGACTTCCTCACGCCAGCCAAGAcacaagaggaagaggaagaggaggaggaggagggtggtaGTAACGCCAGAAGGAGCACAGTCTGCATGTTGTGTAAATGTAAGCCCTCTTGTTACACCTGCCCTCGGTGTAACATGCACTACTGTGGCTTGGCTTGCTACCAGAGCCCAAATCACTCTGCGTGCTCTGAGGAGTTTTACAAGGAGTCTGTTCTGCAGGAGCTGAAGGAGATGGGGAAAACAGAGAGTGAAGGGAGGAATAAAATGGAGGAGATTCTTGTGGGACTCAGACAAAAGGCAGAAAAGACAGACGGGGGGATGGAGAGTTTGTTAAAGGACGCTGGTATTGTGTCAGATGACACTGAtgaagaggatggagagaaagtGCAGGTTGTGGAGCTGCTGTCCAGGTTAGCAGAGCTTCAACAGACCGGAGAAGGGAGTGCAACAGAAATTGAGGCTATTCTGAGAAAGCTTGAAGAGATTGGAGGAGTGGAGCCGGAGCATGGAGACATAGATGAAGGTGCAGAAGCGGAGCTGGACTTGGCTGATCGGCTCTCAGGGCTGGATATTGACACACTTTCAGAGGAGGAGCTGTGGGAAGTTCTCAACAGTAAAGAGAAAGAGACGTTTATGGGTCTGATGAAGGGTGGAGCTCTTGGCGGGCTGGTTCCCTTGTGGAAGCCGTGGTGGGAGGAGCacgaggatggagggagagccCTGGTGGAGGTGCTCGAGGAGGAAGTGAGCAAACTGGAGAGAGAAAATTCGACCGAACAGGACGCTGATACTAAAGTGAAGACATCACAAGGAGTGGTTCAGAATCGGGGCAAATCGGCTACCAAGTTGAGAAAGATTAAAGGAGCAAACGGAAAGGAAACAAGCAAGGGAAGCTCAACAGATCCCAGTGTCCCTCAGATTTCTGCAAAGATCCCAAAGTTGAGTTCCTTATGTGCAAATCCATCTCCCCTTGTAGGCTATGGTTTGGTCAATGCACTCTTTGGCTACACCTTCACCTTGTGCCTATTTAACAATGACACTGACTCACTGCTGTTTGAGGTTTGTGACATGATTCTTGCTCTGTCTGAGGCCCTGAGCTCAAGCAGGGTGTTCAACTCTGTCCAAGAGGCCTTAGACTGTGGAGAAACACTCATTTTGAGCGGAGGTTACCTCGACAAGGAGGATCCTCTCGCCCCAGCCAGGGGGGTGGAAGCCGTGGCTCACATCATGACTGGCCAAGACAGAAAGGATGCTACGGGATACTGCCTGGCAGCCTTGAGTCAGCTCCGTTCAGTGCTCTCCAAGGCCAGGTCAGCCCTTTctaaagaaggagaagaaggagcaAAGAGGCAAAAGTACTTCCTGGCAAGCAAGAAGTGTGAATTCTTTCAAGCCTGGGTGTTGGACAATGCACACAGCATTCGTAGACTAGCTATTGAGTTGTGGAACGAACACAGTAAAAGAGAGAGCGTAAGGAGCAGCATGGAGAAAGCAAAGACTGTAGTTGAGGAGAGCTTGAAGAAAGGGAAGAGCAAGGCGAATAGTAAGTTAATTGAAGAACTGAACTAG